Genomic segment of Candidatus Omnitrophota bacterium:
CATGATCGTCGATCACATACCATTCCTGAACAACCAAACTTAAGTCAACATTTCCTTTACCAACACGTAGAAAGGATGGTTGTTCTTTGACCTCGGTGAACTGCTGTATTGAAGGCGGCGCCTCCGCCGGCTTGCTGCTCAATTTTTCAATGATCTCATTTTGTTTCTGGACCACCTGCTGCATATCCCGCAACTGTTTTTGAAGCTCACGGACTTGTTGGGAAAGTTCTTCATTTGACAGAACCGGATCAGTCGATTGAGCCCACACCAATGGCCCCGTCCCCAAGGTGACCGCCAACAAAAAAATTATTTTGATCTTCATGGCTCCCTCTCATGTTTTTGTTGATGTTTGAAACAAGTATAAACGGGCAATATAAAGGAATGATTAAGACGGGATAAAGTATTGATTAAGGCGTTCAATGTGGTAAATTAGGAACATGTCCGCGGAAATGAGTTTGATCTACTGGTCAACATTGACCGGCACCATCAGCTGTCTGGCCACGGGCCTGGGCGCCATCCCGGTGCATTTCGTCAAGAGGCATTCCAACGTCATGCGCGCGTTCTCCTCCGCGTTCGCCGCCGGAATGATGATCTCCGCCTCCGTGTTCTCGCTGGCGCAGGAAGGCATTGCTCTTAAAATAAAATTTCCTTCCGCCCCCTATGGGGTCATCCTGGGCCTGATGCTGGGGGCGCTTTTTTTCTGGCAAACGGAAAAACTCGTTGAGCGCCTGCACCTGGAACAGCACAACCTGGCCAGGGGCTTTTCCAAAAAAGGCATCCTGCTTTTTATCGCCCTGTTCGTCCATTCGATCCCGGAAGGCATTGCCATCGGCGTGGGGTTTGCCACGGGCAATTTCCATTTCGGCCTCATCATGGCCATTGCCATCGGCGTGCACAATATCCCCGAAGGCATCGCGATCTCTTTGCCGCTCAAAAAAGACGGGACATCAACGCTACGCTGCGCCTGGGCATCCATTTTGACCAGCGTGCCGCAACCGCTGTTGGCCGCGCCATCGGCGCTCCTGGCATGGCTGTTCGAACCGCTCTTGCCGATAGGGCTGGGTTTTGCCGGCGGGGCCATGATCTATCTGGTTGTCGCGGAAATGCTACCGGAGGCCTTTGAGGAAGGTGGGAAGGTCTTGACCTCCTGGGGCGTGATGACGGGGCTGTGCACCATGCTGCTGTTGACCAATCTCATCAACCTGATCCCTACCCCATAACTACTTCTTGGCAGGCGCCTCGGCTGGAACGTCCTCGATCTTCAGGACCTTGATCTGAAATTTTAAAAGTTTGCCGGCCAGTAGATTATTGAAATCCAACACCACGCTATCCGCCTTGACCTCGCGGATGACCGCTGGAAAATTTTCACCGTCGGGCGCCTGGGCCTGAAGGACCATGCCGACCTTGGGCTCTATGTTCTTGGGCAGAGTGGTCTTGGGAAATTCTTTGAACGCCTTCGGATCTATTTCGCCGTAACCGTCCTTGGGCTGAACATCAACCACCTTCTGTTCCCCGACATGCATGCCGTTGAGGGCCGCCTCCAAACCGGGAACGATGGTATCTACCCCGTAGACAAAAACAAGGGGCTCCTTGCCTTTGGAGGTCTCGATCTCCTTGTTGTCAACTGAAAGCGCGTAATCAAGGGTGACTTTTTTCCCGGGAGCCACAACCGGATCATCTGCTAAAGCCCAGCCACCGACAATACCGGCCGCTAACAGGACCCCTGCTATCCATAAACGCATAACTTCTTCTCCTTTCGGGCGGGCACGGGGGCCCGCCCCTACTACTCATCATCATTAAGCTGATACTGGATCTCGATATTGAACGTGTATTCGGGCAGGGTCATCCCTTTGAGGAACTGCGGGAATTGCGCCTGCTTCAAGCTTTTCATGGAAATGTCCTGCAAATTCCCGGTGGCGCGGCTTTTGGCTTCAATGATCTGCGCGGCCTTCAGAGTGCCGTCCGAAGCAAGTACAAAGGTCAGGTACACCGTCCCGCTCTCCATCTTGCTGAAATTCGCGTACACTTTTTCCTCGATGCGTCTGCGAACTAGTTCATTATACGACGCGTACGCGGGGTTGTTGATCTTTTCCGACTTTATGTGCGTCATGGACACGTGATACGAGGCCTGCATGGACCGGATGATCCGGGGCCTGCGCTCATCCACCGTAAAATTCTTCGGCAGACCCTGGTCCGGTTTGGCGAGCTTCACCGGGACCGTGCCCTGGACGGGAATGACTTGGGAGGGCTTGATGGGCCTTTGCTTAAGGTCCGGGACTAAGGGACGCGGCGCGGGCCGGTAAACGATCTCAACCCCTTTGGGCCTGACCCCGTCTTTATGAGGGTCAGGGTGTTTCAAAAAATATCCTCCGCAAACCAGCAGTGTATGCGCGGTCAGTGAAATAAAAAACGCCCTGGGCAGAAAATTCTCGATCATATAAATTTGTCATTCCCGAATGCTTCTGTCGGGAATCCAGACATGTATGGCTGGACCCCCGATAAAAACATTCGGGGGTGACAGCGTTTATTTGCCACACGCGACCCCGATGATATACCGGATGAACCGCAGGGTGTCGCGCAAAGGCCTTATCTTGCTCTTCTCGTCACGGTAAATGCTTTGGATATCAATGGAAGTGACCTTAAACCCCTGGCGGGCCGCCTTGACCAGCAGCTCCGTCTCGATCTCAAAATCCGAACATTCCAGCGTGACGCTTTTGAGGACTTCGGCGGAAACCAAACGAAACCCGCACTGGGTGTCCTTGATCTGCTGACGGCAGATCAAGGAAATGACCCATGACATCAACGCGTTGGTCGCCCGGCGCACGAACGGCATGCCTCCGGGATCGCGCATGCGGTTGCCGTTGACAACAGGCGCGCCGGTCTGTTGGAAACAGGCAACGAACAAATGAATGTCCGACGGCGCATGCTGGCCGTCCCCATCCATGGCGACCACGGCCGCGTAACCTTTTTTAAGGGCATGGTCAAAGCCAAGGCGCAGGGCATTGCCTTTGCCGCTTTTTTGGCCTGTCCTTAACACAACAGCCCCGGCAGACCCGGCCAGAACGCCGGTGGCGTCTGAAGAACCATCATCCACGACGATCACATCATACCCAAGGCCCCGGACAGACGATACCAGGGGCCCGATGACCCTGGCCTCATTGTGCGCGGGGATGATCACGGCGATATTCATAAATACCAGAACTCCCTGAACATGAGCCACTGGAGCGGATGTTCGCGGATCTCCCACTCCAGGACGCTCAGATAGCGGCTGATCGTTTGGGCCACCAGATCATCGGTGATGTCCCCGGGCGGCATAGCCGGCGGCTCAATGGGTTCGTGAAAAATGAAACGGAAATCCCCATTGTCCTTGCGGACGAACATCGTCGGGATGATGGAGGCACCGGTCTTCAGCGAAAAAAGCGCCGTGCCTTTGGGGACCATGGCCTTGCGCCCCAAAAAATCCATGACCATGCCTTTGGCGCCGAAATCACGTTCCCCCAAAATGGCCAGCACCCGGTTGGCCTTCAAATGTTCCAGACAGCGGCGCACCGCGGTTGTCGCCGGGATGACGGTCGTGCCGAAAAATTCCCGCTGGCGGTCAAAGAACGCGTTGACCCTGTGGTCTTTATGGATCAGGGCTATGACGGCCAGCGGATATCCCAAACTGGCCACGACAGCGCTCGCCATTTCCCAATTGCCCACGTGGGCGCTGACGAGGATGACCCCTTTTCCTTTTTTAAGGGCATGGTCAATGTGTTCAATGTTGACGCATTCCACATGCTCTTGCACATACCGGGGGCTGACTTTTTTGGTCATGGTAAAAAAATCCGCCAAATACCGCCCAAAATTGCGGAACACTTCCCGCACCATTTTAGACGAAACGTCCTTGCCCAGAACGACCTTGAGGTTCGCCCGCACCGCTTCGCGGTCCGTTTTGGAAAATAAAAAATGAATATCAGAAATGAGAACGGCAAAGGCGTAGGCGACCCTCACCGGCAGGATGCTCACCAGCCATTGCCCCAAACGATAAATATAATAATTTCCCATTTTATATATCCAGAACAAAACGGGCGATGTGTTCGGCCGCCATCGGCCTGCCCTTGGCCAGCGCGGCCTCGCGCATGGCCTTGATCTTCGCGGGGTCGTTCAAAAGCGCGTCAATGGCCGGGCCGATCCTGTTTTTGTCGTCGACGCGCACCGCGATGCCGTTGGACACCAGGAACCGGGAGTTGCGTTCTTCCTGCCCCGGGATGGGGTCCACGATGACCATGGGCAGTCCCTTGGCCAGGCATTCGCTGGTGGTCATGCCGCCGGGCTTGCTGATGATCAGGGTGGAAACCTCCATTAACTCGTCGACATTATCGGCATAATCGTAAAAAATGACCGTCTTGGATGTCTTGCGCTGGATCTTCTTGAGCCAGCGGGTGAGTTTGACGTTGGTCCCCGCGATCACAATGATCTGCAAAGGCCGCTCTAAAAAAAGCATGGATTTGACCGCGTCTTTCATGGGGCCCAGACCCTGCCCCCCGCCCATGACCAGCACCGTCGGGACACGGGCATCAAGGCCCAGCCGGCGGCCGAGGGCCGCTTTGTCCAGTTTTTCGGCGAATTTCATGCGGATGGGAATGCCGAACACTTTTATTTTCTTAGGCGGTATGCCTTCCTTCACGTAACGCTCTTTCGCCTCCTCGGAAGGAACGATGTAGGAATCGACCCCTTCATGAAGCCAATACAAATGCGGGGCAAAATCCGTCAGAACGCCAATGACCTTGAAAGCAAGGTCATGGGTCACTTTGTAATCCGCCACCATGCCGCAGGGGAAGGCCTGCGTGCAGATGACCACATCGGGCTTGAATTCGTCAATGAGGGGCTTGAGCTTCTTATGGGAGGACTTGTGTATTTTCTGTTTCCAATTTTCAGAGGCCTTGATGACCTTGGGATTGTCGTAGAGGTATTCCCAAATTTGCGGGACCCGCTTGATCACCCCCATGTAGGCGGTGTTGATGATCTTTTCCATGATCGGGTAAATATAACCGAACCCGTTGATGTTCATCACTTCACAATCGGGGTCAAGGGCTTTGAGGGACCTCTGGATGGCCGCGGCGCTCTGGCGAT
This window contains:
- a CDS encoding ZIP family metal transporter; the protein is MSLIYWSTLTGTISCLATGLGAIPVHFVKRHSNVMRAFSSAFAAGMMISASVFSLAQEGIALKIKFPSAPYGVILGLMLGALFFWQTEKLVERLHLEQHNLARGFSKKGILLFIALFVHSIPEGIAIGVGFATGNFHFGLIMAIAIGVHNIPEGIAISLPLKKDGTSTLRCAWASILTSVPQPLLAAPSALLAWLFEPLLPIGLGFAGGAMIYLVVAEMLPEAFEEGGKVLTSWGVMTGLCTMLLLTNLINLIPTP
- a CDS encoding peptidylprolyl isomerase, with translation MRLWIAGVLLAAGIVGGWALADDPVVAPGKKVTLDYALSVDNKEIETSKGKEPLVFVYGVDTIVPGLEAALNGMHVGEQKVVDVQPKDGYGEIDPKAFKEFPKTTLPKNIEPKVGMVLQAQAPDGENFPAVIREVKADSVVLDFNNLLAGKLLKFQIKVLKIEDVPAEAPAKK
- a CDS encoding glycosyltransferase family 2 protein; amino-acid sequence: MNIAVIIPAHNEARVIGPLVSSVRGLGYDVIVVDDGSSDATGVLAGSAGAVVLRTGQKSGKGNALRLGFDHALKKGYAAVVAMDGDGQHAPSDIHLFVACFQQTGAPVVNGNRMRDPGGMPFVRRATNALMSWVISLICRQQIKDTQCGFRLVSAEVLKSVTLECSDFEIETELLVKAARQGFKVTSIDIQSIYRDEKSKIRPLRDTLRFIRYIIGVACGK
- a CDS encoding lysophospholipid acyltransferase family protein gives rise to the protein MGNYYIYRLGQWLVSILPVRVAYAFAVLISDIHFLFSKTDREAVRANLKVVLGKDVSSKMVREVFRNFGRYLADFFTMTKKVSPRYVQEHVECVNIEHIDHALKKGKGVILVSAHVGNWEMASAVVASLGYPLAVIALIHKDHRVNAFFDRQREFFGTTVIPATTAVRRCLEHLKANRVLAILGERDFGAKGMVMDFLGRKAMVPKGTALFSLKTGASIIPTMFVRKDNGDFRFIFHEPIEPPAMPPGDITDDLVAQTISRYLSVLEWEIREHPLQWLMFREFWYL
- a CDS encoding glycosyltransferase, which codes for MERKPKRVLLMYISQVSGHRQSAAAIQRSLKALDPDCEVMNINGFGYIYPIMEKIINTAYMGVIKRVPQIWEYLYDNPKVIKASENWKQKIHKSSHKKLKPLIDEFKPDVVICTQAFPCGMVADYKVTHDLAFKVIGVLTDFAPHLYWLHEGVDSYIVPSEEAKERYVKEGIPPKKIKVFGIPIRMKFAEKLDKAALGRRLGLDARVPTVLVMGGGQGLGPMKDAVKSMLFLERPLQIIVIAGTNVKLTRWLKKIQRKTSKTVIFYDYADNVDELMEVSTLIISKPGGMTTSECLAKGLPMVIVDPIPGQEERNSRFLVSNGIAVRVDDKNRIGPAIDALLNDPAKIKAMREAALAKGRPMAAEHIARFVLDI